From Pseudomonas sp. FP2335, the proteins below share one genomic window:
- a CDS encoding phosphate ABC transporter substrate-binding protein PstS produces MKLKRLMAAMTFVAAGVATANAFAAVDPAIPSYTKTTGVSGNLSSVGSDTLANLMTLWAESYKKEYPNVNIQIQAAGSATAPPALTEGTSNLGPMSRKMKDTELAAFEQKYGYKPTAIPVAVDALAVFVHKDNPIQHLTMEQVDAIFSSTRLCGGKADVKTWGDLGVTGDLANKPVQLFGRNSVSGTYGYFKEEALCKGDYKPNVNEQPGSASVVQSISSSLNGIGYSGIGYKTASVKTVALAKKGSTDFIEDSEENALNGKYPLSRFLYVYVNKAPNKPLAPLEAEFVKLVLSKQGQEVVVKDGYIPLPAKVAAKALADLGLKEGAK; encoded by the coding sequence ATGAAACTGAAGCGTTTGATGGCGGCTATGACATTTGTCGCTGCTGGCGTTGCGACTGCTAACGCATTCGCCGCTGTTGACCCAGCTATCCCGAGCTACACCAAGACCACCGGTGTGTCGGGCAACTTGTCCAGCGTTGGTTCTGACACCCTGGCCAACCTGATGACCCTGTGGGCTGAGTCCTACAAAAAAGAATACCCGAACGTAAACATCCAGATTCAGGCCGCTGGCTCCGCCACCGCGCCACCTGCGTTGACTGAAGGCACCTCCAACCTGGGCCCGATGAGCCGCAAGATGAAGGACACCGAACTGGCTGCCTTCGAGCAGAAGTACGGCTACAAGCCAACCGCTATCCCGGTTGCCGTGGACGCCCTGGCTGTATTCGTACACAAGGACAACCCGATTCAGCACCTGACCATGGAACAAGTCGACGCGATCTTCTCCTCGACTCGTCTGTGCGGCGGCAAAGCTGACGTAAAAACCTGGGGCGACCTGGGTGTGACTGGCGACCTGGCCAACAAGCCAGTGCAACTGTTCGGTCGTAACTCGGTATCCGGCACTTACGGCTACTTCAAAGAAGAAGCCCTGTGCAAAGGCGACTACAAGCCAAACGTGAACGAACAACCAGGCTCGGCTTCGGTCGTGCAGTCGATCAGCTCCTCGCTGAACGGCATCGGTTACTCGGGCATCGGCTACAAGACTGCAAGCGTGAAGACCGTTGCCCTGGCTAAAAAAGGCAGCACTGACTTCATCGAAGACAGCGAAGAAAACGCCCTGAACGGCAAATACCCGCTGTCGCGTTTCCTCTACGTTTACGTCAACAAAGCCCCGAACAAGCCTCTGGCTCCGCTGGAAGCTGAGTTCGTGAAACTGGTGCTGTCCAAACAGGGCCAGGAAGTTGTCGTGAAAGACGGCTACATCCCACTGCCAGCCAAAGTTGCCGCCAAGGCCCTGGCTGACCTGGGTTTGAAAGAAGGCGCCAAGTAA
- a CDS encoding MFS transporter, translated as MSSVPASSAQPSRPLTRNDYKTLSLSALGGALEFYDFIIFVFFATVVGKLFFPVDMPEWLRMMQTFGIFAAGYLARPLGGIIMAHFGDLLGRKKMFTLSIFMMAVPTLIMGLLPTYAQIGLWAPILLLLMRVIQGAAIGGEVPGAWVFVSEHVPPRHVGYACGTLTSGLTAGILLGSLVATAINTLYTPVEVSDFAWRIPFLLGGVFGLLSVYLRRWLHETPIFAEMQQRKTLAAELPLRAVLRDHRGAIVLSMLLTWLLSAGIVVVILMTPTVLQTVYHFAPTVALQANSLAIVTLSLGCILSGALADRFGAGRVLVAGCLLLLGSSWTLYHSLFQHPDWLFPLYALTGLFVGTIGVVPYVMVKAFPPVVRFSGLSFSYNVAYAIFGGLTPLAVSLLMKESPMGPAYYVAVLCVMGMLVGGYLWKRSR; from the coding sequence ATGTCCTCCGTGCCCGCAAGCAGTGCGCAACCTTCGCGCCCGCTGACCCGCAACGACTATAAAACCCTGTCGCTGTCTGCCTTGGGCGGGGCGCTGGAATTTTATGATTTCATTATTTTCGTGTTTTTCGCCACCGTGGTCGGAAAACTCTTTTTCCCCGTCGATATGCCTGAATGGCTGCGCATGATGCAGACCTTCGGCATCTTTGCCGCCGGCTACCTGGCACGCCCGCTGGGCGGCATCATCATGGCGCACTTCGGCGACCTGCTGGGTCGCAAGAAGATGTTCACCCTGAGTATCTTCATGATGGCCGTGCCGACCCTGATCATGGGCCTGCTGCCGACCTACGCGCAGATCGGCCTGTGGGCACCGATCCTGTTGCTGCTAATGCGCGTGATCCAGGGCGCGGCGATTGGCGGCGAAGTACCGGGCGCCTGGGTGTTTGTCTCCGAACATGTACCGCCGCGCCACGTCGGTTATGCCTGCGGCACCCTGACCAGCGGCCTCACCGCCGGCATTCTGCTGGGTTCGCTGGTGGCGACGGCCATCAACACCCTGTACACCCCGGTAGAGGTTTCGGATTTCGCCTGGCGCATCCCGTTCCTGCTTGGCGGTGTGTTCGGCCTGTTGTCGGTGTACCTGCGTCGCTGGCTGCATGAAACGCCGATCTTCGCCGAGATGCAGCAACGCAAGACCCTGGCCGCCGAACTGCCGCTGCGTGCGGTTTTGCGTGACCATCGTGGTGCCATCGTGCTGTCGATGCTGCTGACCTGGCTGCTGTCGGCCGGTATCGTCGTGGTCATCCTGATGACCCCGACCGTGCTGCAGACCGTCTACCACTTCGCGCCGACCGTCGCCCTGCAAGCCAACAGCCTGGCCATCGTCACCTTGAGCCTGGGCTGCATCCTCTCCGGTGCCCTGGCCGACCGTTTCGGCGCTGGCCGTGTGCTGGTCGCCGGTTGCCTGTTGCTGCTCGGCAGCTCGTGGACCCTGTACCACAGCCTCTTCCAGCATCCGGACTGGCTGTTCCCGCTGTACGCCCTGACCGGTTTGTTCGTCGGCACCATCGGCGTGGTGCCTTACGTGATGGTGAAAGCCTTCCCACCCGTGGTGCGCTTCAGCGGCTTGTCGTTTTCCTACAACGTCGCCTACGCCATCTTTGGCGGCCTGACGCCGCTGGCGGTGTCGTTGCTGATGAAGGAAAGCCCGATGGGCCCTGCCTACTATGTCGCCGTGCTGTGTGTGATGGGGATGTTGGTGGGTGGGTATCTGTGGAAGCGTTCCCGCTAA
- a CDS encoding acyl-CoA thioesterase → MIELEQEDPIPQGDLALQITALPRETNGFGDIFGGWLVAQMDLAGTAMASKVAGGRVATVAIDRMAFLVPVAVGAQLSFYTQALEIGRSSIQMMVEVWSDDPLSSEWRKVTEAVFVFVAIDGSGRTRSVPSRAR, encoded by the coding sequence ATGATCGAACTCGAACAAGAAGACCCCATCCCGCAAGGCGATCTCGCCCTGCAAATCACCGCGCTTCCCCGTGAAACCAACGGCTTTGGCGATATTTTCGGCGGCTGGCTGGTCGCGCAGATGGACCTCGCCGGCACCGCCATGGCCAGCAAGGTCGCAGGTGGCCGTGTCGCCACCGTGGCCATCGACCGCATGGCGTTCCTGGTGCCGGTCGCCGTGGGCGCACAACTGTCCTTTTATACCCAGGCCCTGGAAATCGGTCGCAGCTCGATCCAGATGATGGTCGAAGTGTGGAGCGACGACCCGCTGTCCAGCGAATGGCGCAAGGTCACCGAGGCGGTGTTCGTGTTCGTCGCCATCGACGGCAGTGGCCGCACGCGCTCGGTTCCATCGCGCGCCCGTTAA
- a CDS encoding D-hexose-6-phosphate mutarotase: protein MPTPHVETVKLDELDCWRIRHNGAELMVAQQGAHIFSYKRDGEQPLIWPNPQAVFKQGKGIRTGVPVCWPWFGVFERNPQSVKAMRQSEQPAGAHGFARTALWELATTELEGDALRIDLVLPVPAGGFPGWPHQVELILSLLLDEQLHIRLTSHNRGTDTVTLSQALHTYFAVSDVRNVHVEGLDATAYIDTADGWTTKRQSGLLHFNAETDRIYLDTPAQLNIVDQDWQRRIQLTSQGSKSTVIWNPWTERAKAFDDMADDGWTGMLCIETANVLDDVVELAPGRSHTLGVSITGLGL from the coding sequence ATGCCTACGCCCCACGTTGAAACCGTGAAACTGGATGAGCTGGACTGCTGGCGCATCCGCCACAACGGCGCTGAATTGATGGTGGCCCAACAGGGCGCGCATATCTTCAGTTACAAGCGTGATGGCGAGCAGCCGCTGATCTGGCCGAACCCGCAAGCGGTGTTCAAGCAAGGCAAAGGCATCCGCACCGGCGTGCCGGTGTGCTGGCCGTGGTTTGGTGTGTTTGAGCGCAACCCACAGAGCGTCAAGGCGATGCGCCAGAGCGAGCAGCCGGCCGGTGCCCATGGTTTTGCGCGCACTGCGTTGTGGGAATTGGCCACGACCGAGCTTGAAGGCGACGCCCTGCGTATCGACCTGGTCTTGCCTGTGCCGGCGGGCGGCTTCCCCGGCTGGCCCCACCAGGTCGAGCTGATCTTGAGCCTGCTGCTGGACGAACAACTGCATATCCGCCTGACCAGCCACAACCGTGGTACCGACACCGTGACCCTGAGCCAGGCGCTGCACACCTATTTCGCCGTGAGCGATGTGCGTAACGTGCACGTCGAAGGGTTGGACGCAACGGCCTATATCGACACCGCCGACGGCTGGACGACCAAACGACAGAGCGGGCTGCTGCACTTCAACGCCGAGACCGATCGCATCTATCTGGATACCCCGGCGCAGTTGAACATTGTCGACCAGGATTGGCAGCGCCGCATCCAGCTCACCAGCCAGGGCTCGAAATCCACCGTGATCTGGAACCCGTGGACCGAACGCGCCAAGGCGTTTGATGACATGGCCGATGACGGCTGGACGGGCATGTTGTGCATCGAGACGGCGAATGTGCTGGATGATGTTGTTGAGTTGGCACCCGGCCGGAGCCACACCCTGGGCGTGAGCATCACAGGTCTCGGCCTGTAA
- a CDS encoding DUF3299 domain-containing protein: MRRLLLTLLLLGSGLAHAGELPETDWLDLMPLSDQKALEAMPEIDHNSPEAQGTFTDKGGLKQSKGLPAVMYSTKTVAAMNGKNIRIGGYPVPLETDAKGRSTLFFLVPYPGACIHVPPPPPNQLVLVRYPKGLKLDDIYTPLWVTGTLKVEKVNNDLADAAYALDAGKVRVVKESDL; encoded by the coding sequence ATGCGCCGTCTTTTGTTGACTCTCCTCTTGCTCGGCTCCGGCCTGGCCCACGCCGGTGAACTGCCGGAAACCGATTGGCTCGACCTGATGCCGCTGTCGGACCAGAAAGCCCTCGAAGCGATGCCCGAGATCGACCACAACTCCCCCGAAGCCCAGGGCACCTTTACCGACAAAGGTGGCTTGAAGCAGAGCAAAGGCTTGCCGGCGGTGATGTATTCGACCAAGACCGTGGCCGCCATGAACGGCAAGAATATCCGCATCGGCGGCTACCCGGTGCCGCTGGAAACCGACGCCAAGGGCCGCAGCACGCTGTTCTTCCTGGTGCCGTACCCGGGCGCCTGCATCCACGTGCCGCCACCGCCGCCGAACCAACTGGTGCTGGTGCGTTATCCCAAGGGGCTGAAGCTGGATGACATCTACACGCCGCTGTGGGTCACGGGCACGTTGAAGGTGGAGAAGGTCAACAATGACCTGGCGGATGCAGCGTATGCGCTGGATGCTGGCAAGGTGAGGGTGGTAAAGGAGTCGGATCTCTAA
- a CDS encoding GlsB/YeaQ/YmgE family stress response membrane protein: MGIIGTIFIGLIVGLLARFLKPGDDSMGWIMTILLGIAGSLAATYGGQALGIYQAGQGAGFIGALVGAIILLVIYGLIKKK, translated from the coding sequence ATGGGTATCATCGGAACCATCTTTATCGGCTTGATCGTCGGTCTGCTCGCGCGTTTCCTCAAGCCAGGCGACGACAGCATGGGCTGGATCATGACCATCCTGCTGGGTATCGCCGGCTCCCTTGCCGCGACCTATGGTGGCCAGGCGCTGGGTATCTACCAGGCAGGCCAGGGCGCGGGCTTCATTGGTGCGCTGGTCGGCGCGATCATCCTGCTGGTGATCTACGGTCTGATCAAAAAGAAATGA
- a CDS encoding 5-(carboxyamino)imidazole ribonucleotide synthase, with the protein MKIGVIGGGQLGRMLALAGTPLGMNFAFLDPAPDACAAALGEHLRADYSDPDHLRQLADEVDLVTFEFESVPAETVAFLSQFVPVYPSAEALRIARDRWFEKSMFKDLGIPTPAFADIQSQADLDAAVASIGLPAVLKTRTLGYDGKGQKVLRTAADVVDTFAELGSVACLLEGFVPFTGEVSLIAVRARDGETRFYPLVHNTHDSGILKLSVASTDHPLQALAEDYSSRVLKQLDYVGVMAFEFFEVDGGLKANEIAPRVHNSGHWTTEGAECSQFENHLRAVAGLPLGSTAKVGESAMLNFIGVVPPVEKVIAIDDCHLHHYGKAFKAGRKVGHANLRCKDRATLEAQILKVEALIAEQ; encoded by the coding sequence ATGAAAATCGGTGTAATCGGTGGCGGCCAACTGGGTCGCATGCTGGCCCTGGCGGGAACCCCGCTGGGGATGAACTTCGCTTTCCTGGACCCGGCGCCGGACGCTTGTGCGGCGGCCCTGGGTGAACACCTGCGCGCTGACTACAGCGACCCGGACCACCTGCGTCAACTGGCCGACGAAGTCGACCTGGTGACCTTCGAGTTCGAAAGCGTCCCGGCCGAGACCGTGGCCTTCCTGTCGCAGTTCGTGCCGGTGTACCCGAGCGCCGAAGCCTTGCGCATCGCTCGCGACCGCTGGTTCGAGAAAAGCATGTTCAAGGACCTGGGCATTCCGACCCCGGCCTTCGCCGACATCCAGTCCCAGGCGGACCTGGACGCCGCCGTCGCCAGCATCGGCCTGCCGGCCGTGCTGAAAACCCGCACCCTGGGTTACGACGGCAAGGGCCAGAAAGTCCTGCGCACCGCCGCTGATGTGGTCGACACCTTCGCCGAACTGGGCAGCGTCGCCTGCCTGCTGGAAGGCTTCGTGCCGTTCACCGGCGAAGTCTCGCTGATCGCCGTGCGTGCCCGTGATGGCGAAACCCGCTTCTACCCGTTGGTGCACAACACCCACGACAGCGGCATCCTCAAGCTGTCCGTGGCCAGCACTGATCACCCGTTGCAGGCCCTGGCCGAAGACTATTCCAGCCGCGTGCTCAAGCAGCTGGATTACGTTGGGGTGATGGCGTTCGAGTTCTTTGAAGTCGACGGTGGCCTCAAGGCCAACGAAATCGCGCCGCGGGTGCACAACTCCGGGCACTGGACCACCGAAGGCGCCGAGTGCAGCCAGTTCGAAAACCACCTGCGGGCGGTGGCGGGCTTGCCGTTGGGCTCCACGGCCAAGGTTGGCGAGAGCGCAATGCTCAACTTCATCGGCGTGGTACCGCCGGTTGAAAAAGTCATCGCCATCGACGACTGCCACTTGCATCACTACGGCAAGGCCTTCAAGGCCGGGCGCAAGGTCGGCCATGCCAACCTGCGCTGCAAGGACCGCGCGACGCTGGAAGCGCAGATCCTCAAGGTTGAAGCGCTGATCGCCGAGCAATAA
- the purE gene encoding 5-(carboxyamino)imidazole ribonucleotide mutase — protein MSALVGVIMGSKSDWSTLSHTADMLEKLGIPYEVKVVSAHRTPDLLFQYADEAESRGIEVIIAGAGGAAHLPGMCAAKTHLPVLGVPVQSAMLSGVDSLLSIVQMPAGIPVATLAIGKAGAINAALLSASILGAKHPQFHAVLKKFRAEQTDSVLDNPDPRIA, from the coding sequence ATGAGTGCATTGGTTGGCGTGATCATGGGCTCCAAGTCCGATTGGTCCACCCTTAGCCACACCGCCGATATGCTGGAAAAACTCGGCATTCCGTATGAGGTGAAAGTGGTCTCTGCCCACCGCACCCCGGATTTGCTGTTCCAGTATGCCGATGAAGCAGAATCCCGTGGCATCGAGGTGATCATCGCCGGTGCCGGCGGTGCAGCGCACCTGCCAGGCATGTGTGCGGCCAAGACCCACCTGCCGGTCCTTGGCGTGCCGGTGCAGTCGGCGATGCTCTCGGGCGTGGATTCGCTGTTGTCCATCGTGCAGATGCCGGCCGGCATCCCGGTGGCGACCCTGGCGATCGGCAAGGCCGGCGCGATCAACGCCGCGTTGCTGTCCGCCAGCATCCTGGGCGCCAAGCACCCGCAGTTCCACGCGGTGCTGAAAAAATTCCGTGCTGAGCAGACAGACAGCGTGCTGGACAATCCAGACCCACGCATCGCCTGA
- a CDS encoding LysR substrate-binding domain-containing protein: MNLESKWLEDFSALAATRSFSQAAERRFVTQPAFSRRIRSLEAALGLTLVNRSRTPVELTAAGQLFLVTARTVVEQLGEVLRHLHHLEGGQGEVMQVAAAHSLALGFFPRWIAQLRNEGLNIATRLVATNVGDAVHALREGGCDLMLAFYDPDAAMQMDAEIFPSLHLGNTEMLPVCAADADGKPLFDLEGEGSVPLLAYSAGAFLGRSVHLLLRQRALRFTTVYETAMADSLKSMALEGLGIAWVPQLSVRAELARGELVVCGGPQWHVPLEIRLYRCALVRKANVRLLWRKLEGGAAQGA, translated from the coding sequence ATGAACCTTGAGAGCAAATGGCTGGAAGACTTCAGCGCCCTGGCGGCCACTCGCAGCTTTTCCCAGGCGGCGGAGCGGCGCTTTGTCACCCAGCCGGCGTTCAGTCGTCGCATCCGCAGCCTGGAGGCGGCGCTGGGCCTGACTCTGGTCAATCGCTCGCGCACGCCGGTGGAGCTGACGGCGGCGGGGCAGTTGTTCCTGGTGACTGCGCGCACCGTGGTCGAACAGCTCGGTGAAGTGCTGCGCCACTTGCACCATCTTGAGGGCGGGCAGGGCGAAGTCATGCAAGTGGCGGCGGCCCACTCCCTGGCGCTGGGGTTCTTCCCGCGCTGGATCGCGCAATTGCGCAACGAAGGCCTGAACATCGCCACGCGGTTGGTGGCTACCAACGTCGGCGATGCCGTGCACGCCCTGCGCGAGGGTGGCTGCGACCTGATGCTGGCGTTCTACGACCCGGACGCGGCGATGCAAATGGACGCCGAAATTTTCCCCTCGCTGCACCTGGGCAACACCGAAATGCTCCCGGTGTGCGCGGCCGATGCCGATGGCAAGCCGTTGTTCGACCTGGAAGGTGAGGGCAGCGTGCCGCTCCTGGCCTACAGCGCCGGTGCGTTTCTTGGCCGATCCGTTCACTTGCTATTGCGCCAACGTGCGCTGCGCTTTACCACCGTGTATGAAACCGCCATGGCCGACAGTCTTAAAAGCATGGCCCTGGAAGGCTTGGGTATCGCCTGGGTGCCGCAGTTGAGCGTGCGGGCGGAATTGGCGCGTGGTGAATTGGTGGTGTGCGGCGGCCCGCAATGGCATGTGCCGTTGGAGATTCGCCTGTATCGCTGCGCGTTGGTGCGCAAGGCCAACGTGCGGTTGTTGTGGCGCAAGTTGGAAGGTGGGGCGGCGCAGGGCGCTTGA
- the aspA gene encoding aspartate ammonia-lyase, with protein sequence MSSAASFRTEKDLLGVLEVPAQAYYGIQTLRAVNNFRLSGVPISHYPKLVVGLAMVKQAAADANRELGQLSEAKHAAISEACARLIRGDFHEEFVVDMIQGGAGTSTNMNANEVIANIALEAMGHQKGEYQYLHPNNDVNMAQSTNDAYPTAIRLGLLLGHDALLASLDSLIQAFAAKGVEFSHVLKMGRTQLQDAVPMTLGQEFRAFATTLGEDLARLKTLAPELLTEVNLGGTAIGTGINADPRYQALAVQRLAVISGQPVVPAADLIEATSDMGAFVLFSGMLKRTAVKLSKICNDLRLLSSGPRTGINEINLPARQPGSSIMPGKVNPVIPEAVNQVAFQVIGNDLALTMAAEGGQLQLNVMEPLIAFKIFDSIRLLQRAMDMLREHCITGITANEARCRELVEHSIGLVTALNPYIGYENATRIARIALESGRGVLELVREEGLLDDAMLDDILRPENMIAPRLVPLKA encoded by the coding sequence ATGTCCTCCGCTGCATCTTTCCGTACCGAAAAAGACCTGCTTGGCGTACTTGAAGTACCGGCTCAAGCGTATTACGGCATCCAGACCCTGCGAGCGGTGAACAACTTCCGCCTCTCGGGCGTTCCGATTTCGCATTACCCGAAATTGGTGGTCGGTCTGGCAATGGTCAAGCAAGCGGCGGCAGACGCCAACCGCGAGCTGGGTCAGCTCAGTGAAGCCAAGCACGCTGCCATCAGCGAAGCCTGTGCCCGTCTGATCCGCGGCGATTTCCACGAAGAGTTCGTGGTGGACATGATTCAAGGCGGCGCTGGCACTTCAACCAACATGAATGCCAACGAAGTCATCGCCAACATCGCGCTGGAGGCCATGGGCCACCAGAAGGGCGAATATCAATACCTGCACCCCAACAACGACGTGAACATGGCGCAGTCGACCAACGACGCCTACCCGACCGCGATCCGCCTGGGTCTGCTGCTGGGCCATGACGCGCTGCTGGCCAGCCTCGACAGTCTGATCCAGGCGTTCGCAGCCAAGGGCGTCGAATTCAGCCACGTGCTGAAAATGGGCCGCACCCAATTGCAAGACGCCGTGCCGATGACCCTCGGCCAGGAATTCCGCGCCTTCGCCACCACCCTCGGTGAAGACCTGGCCCGCCTGAAAACCCTGGCGCCAGAGCTGTTGACCGAAGTGAACCTGGGCGGCACCGCCATCGGTACCGGCATCAACGCCGACCCGCGCTACCAGGCCCTGGCCGTACAACGCCTGGCCGTGATCAGCGGCCAGCCGGTGGTACCGGCCGCCGACCTGATCGAAGCCACCTCCGACATGGGCGCTTTCGTGCTGTTCTCCGGCATGCTCAAGCGTACCGCGGTGAAACTGTCGAAGATCTGCAACGACCTGCGCCTGCTGTCCAGCGGCCCACGCACCGGGATCAACGAGATCAACCTGCCAGCGCGCCAGCCAGGCAGCTCGATCATGCCCGGCAAGGTCAACCCGGTAATTCCGGAAGCCGTCAACCAGGTGGCGTTCCAAGTGATCGGCAACGACCTGGCGCTGACCATGGCAGCCGAAGGCGGCCAACTGCAGCTGAACGTGATGGAGCCGCTGATCGCCTTCAAGATCTTCGACTCGATCCGCCTGCTGCAACGCGCCATGGACATGCTGCGCGAGCACTGCATCACCGGCATCACTGCCAACGAAGCCCGCTGCCGCGAACTGGTGGAGCACTCCATCGGCCTGGTTACCGCGCTGAACCCGTACATCGGCTATGAAAACGCCACCCGCATCGCCCGTATCGCTCTCGAAAGCGGCCGTGGCGTGCTGGAACTGGTGCGCGAAGAAGGCTTGCTCGACGACGCCATGCTCGACGACATCCTGCGCCCCGAAAACATGATTGCCCCACGCTTGGTCCCGCTGAAGGCCTAA
- a CDS encoding sodium:alanine symporter family protein, with amino-acid sequence MLEVINDFLSGKVLIVLIVGLGGYFTIRSRFVQLRHFFHMFSVFKDSLKNSSDQLSSFQALMLSLAGRVGAGNIAGVGIAVTLGGPGAVFWMWVTALVGMSSSFIECSLGQLYKRTDAEGTYRGGPAYYIQHGLQKRWLGMVMAFLLLVTFGFAFNGLQAHAVTHSLNNAFGLDTTYTGLALAALLGLVFIGGIKRIASIADLLVPVKTLVYIAVTLYVIVLQFDHVPAMLMTIVKSAFGLDQAFGGLVGSAIIMGVKRGVFANEAGLGSAPNVAAVASVEHPIAQGVVQAFSVFLDTFVICTCTALLILLSGFYTPGFEGDGIALTQNSLAAVVGDWGRMFISVALALFVFTSIMYNYYLGESNLRFLVGNNRKVLMGYRALVLVLIFWGSIENLSTVFAFADITMTMLAFVNLFALAFLFKIAMRILNDYDNQRAAGIKTPVFDSSQFPDLDLDRSAWPANPVKPEAAPSAELNAQAQR; translated from the coding sequence ATGCTCGAAGTCATCAACGACTTCCTCTCAGGGAAAGTACTGATCGTGCTCATTGTCGGGCTCGGCGGTTATTTCACGATCCGCTCGCGTTTCGTACAACTGCGTCACTTTTTCCACATGTTCTCGGTGTTTAAAGACAGCCTGAAGAACAGCTCCGACCAACTCAGCTCGTTCCAGGCGCTGATGCTCAGCCTGGCCGGCCGCGTGGGTGCCGGCAACATTGCCGGTGTCGGCATTGCGGTGACCCTGGGTGGCCCGGGGGCGGTGTTCTGGATGTGGGTCACCGCATTGGTGGGCATGTCTTCGAGCTTTATCGAATGTTCCCTCGGCCAGTTGTACAAGCGCACCGACGCAGAAGGCACCTACCGTGGCGGCCCGGCGTATTACATCCAGCACGGCCTGCAGAAGCGCTGGTTGGGCATGGTCATGGCGTTCCTGCTGCTGGTGACCTTCGGCTTTGCCTTCAACGGCCTGCAAGCCCACGCCGTGACCCACTCGCTGAACAACGCCTTCGGCCTCGACACCACCTACACCGGCCTGGCCCTGGCGGCCTTGTTGGGCCTGGTGTTCATCGGCGGGATCAAGCGCATCGCCTCGATCGCCGACCTGCTGGTGCCGGTCAAGACCCTGGTCTACATCGCCGTGACCCTGTACGTGATCGTGCTGCAGTTCGACCACGTACCGGCCATGCTGATGACCATCGTCAAGAGCGCCTTCGGTCTGGACCAAGCCTTCGGTGGCCTGGTCGGCAGCGCGATCATCATGGGTGTGAAGCGCGGCGTGTTCGCCAACGAAGCCGGTCTGGGCAGTGCGCCGAACGTGGCAGCCGTGGCCTCTGTAGAGCACCCGATTGCCCAGGGCGTGGTCCAGGCATTCAGTGTGTTCCTCGATACCTTCGTGATCTGCACCTGCACCGCCTTGCTGATCCTGCTCTCCGGTTTCTACACCCCGGGCTTTGAAGGCGACGGCATTGCCCTGACCCAGAACTCCCTGGCTGCCGTGGTCGGTGACTGGGGCCGCATGTTCATCTCCGTGGCCCTGGCGTTGTTCGTGTTCACCTCGATCATGTACAACTACTATCTGGGCGAGAGCAACCTGCGCTTTTTGGTGGGCAACAACCGCAAGGTACTGATGGGCTATCGCGCTCTGGTGCTGGTGCTGATCTTCTGGGGCTCCATCGAGAACCTGAGCACCGTGTTCGCGTTTGCCGACATCACCATGACCATGCTCGCCTTCGTCAACCTGTTCGCGCTGGCGTTCCTGTTCAAGATCGCCATGCGTATCCTGAACGACTACGACAACCAGCGCGCGGCAGGCATCAAGACCCCGGTGTTCGACTCCAGCCAGTTCCCTGACCTGGACCTGGACCGCAGCGCCTGGCCGGCCAACCCGGTAAAACCCGAGGCCGCTCCATCGGCTGAACTGAACGCCCAAGCCCAGCGCTGA